From Neobacillus sp. PS2-9, the proteins below share one genomic window:
- a CDS encoding carbohydrate kinase family protein, protein MINLIGCLTADLILAQVKDRPDFGEEHMVDDMIIRPGALANTIFPLAQLGVKQNVISSLGKDEFGEKIYQELQPLIVDSITRTDIPTALSVSVVNHVGSRYFVTYGGNLFDFTKEIVEKAPGFEKARATMFYGYFLIPNFGVEAAADCLRRARSCGQITFFDANSAIDGWSEKSRQEIISLLPYIDYFMPNDEELLFLTGLDSIEESIKFLMANGAKQVVVKRGSKGASLYRDDEALHHEGYPTTAYDTTGAGDSFNAGFIYKLLNGGSFSDSLACGNALASIVVSRKENRYPEIQEIEERIKV, encoded by the coding sequence ATGATTAATTTAATTGGATGCTTAACTGCGGATTTAATTTTGGCACAGGTTAAGGATCGACCAGACTTTGGGGAGGAGCACATGGTTGATGATATGATCATTCGCCCAGGTGCTCTTGCAAACACCATTTTCCCCTTGGCACAATTAGGTGTTAAGCAAAATGTCATTTCTTCATTAGGAAAAGATGAATTCGGCGAAAAGATTTATCAGGAGTTACAGCCCCTCATTGTTGATAGCATTACCAGGACAGACATTCCTACCGCTTTATCTGTGTCCGTGGTTAACCATGTAGGGTCTCGTTATTTTGTTACGTATGGTGGCAATCTTTTTGATTTTACTAAAGAGATTGTGGAAAAGGCACCTGGTTTTGAGAAGGCAAGAGCTACGATGTTTTATGGATACTTCCTCATTCCGAATTTCGGTGTGGAGGCAGCTGCCGATTGCCTAAGACGTGCAAGGTCTTGCGGCCAGATTACTTTCTTTGATGCCAATTCGGCTATTGATGGCTGGAGTGAAAAAAGCCGACAAGAAATCATTTCACTATTACCTTATATCGATTACTTTATGCCGAATGATGAGGAATTACTATTTCTTACAGGGTTAGATAGTATTGAGGAATCAATCAAATTCTTAATGGCTAATGGTGCAAAACAGGTTGTGGTGAAACGTGGCAGTAAGGGAGCATCCCTATATAGGGATGATGAAGCACTTCACCATGAGGGATATCCGACGACAGCCTATGATACAACTGGGGCAGGAGATAGCTTTAATGCTGGTTTTATTTACAAACTTCTGAATGGTGGCAGTTTCTCGGATTCTCTTGCGTGCGGTAATGCCTTAGCAAGTATTGTTGTTTCCAGAAAAGAAAATCGCTATCCTGAAATTCAGGAAATTGAGGAGAGAATTAAGGTTTAA
- a CDS encoding ATP-binding protein, with amino-acid sequence MELVRDLSFNLAIIMLLLFIFNLWVERYYKNSLPKVLGIFGFLLSIMICLIFSTRHYGVMVDLRQIPILIGGFYFGFGPLLTFFSLFFRGVFFGFDSAFWSVLPLYILLAICLKYAHPWFLKQNAKKRLCVVLTTAVIMNILIYFGLLITGHSADGLKDVMITTIIQCIGTCMISYLIEEMKQNKFLTEQMVKSQKIELVSHMSAAISHEVRNPLTAVNGFLQLALEDPKMEDNTRGYIHIALTELHAAEQVIKDYLTVGQPSLQTIERFDPTEGLRKIIKSLQPMANMNSVELSIETIEPCLILGDRNRFRQCFLNIVKNCIEAMPNGGRLCIDTEVLNNEVKIQITDSGIGMTQEQINRLGEPYFSTKGKKGTGLGLMVSFSIIRELKGTIKIKSTVGKGTVFVVTLPAVDK; translated from the coding sequence GTGGAACTGGTTAGGGATCTGTCCTTCAATCTTGCAATCATCATGCTTCTATTATTTATTTTTAATCTTTGGGTTGAACGGTACTATAAGAATTCCCTTCCAAAGGTTTTAGGTATTTTTGGGTTTCTCTTATCAATCATGATTTGTCTAATATTTTCAACAAGACATTATGGAGTCATGGTAGATTTAAGGCAAATTCCCATTCTTATAGGTGGGTTTTATTTTGGATTTGGGCCACTATTAACTTTCTTTTCGCTCTTTTTTAGAGGGGTGTTTTTTGGATTTGACAGTGCTTTTTGGAGCGTTCTACCGCTTTATATCCTTTTAGCCATTTGTTTAAAGTATGCTCACCCGTGGTTCCTTAAGCAAAACGCAAAAAAGAGACTTTGCGTCGTGCTTACCACTGCAGTGATTATGAACATACTAATTTATTTTGGTCTATTGATTACTGGACATTCTGCTGATGGGCTTAAGGATGTTATGATCACCACTATTATTCAGTGTATCGGCACCTGTATGATTTCCTACTTAATTGAGGAAATGAAACAAAATAAGTTTCTTACTGAACAAATGGTGAAGTCACAAAAAATTGAATTGGTCAGTCACATGAGTGCAGCTATCTCTCATGAGGTTCGGAATCCACTAACAGCTGTTAATGGTTTTTTACAGCTTGCTTTAGAAGATCCGAAAATGGAAGACAATACAAGGGGTTATATTCACATCGCGTTGACAGAACTTCATGCTGCTGAACAAGTGATAAAGGATTATTTAACAGTTGGACAACCATCTTTGCAGACCATTGAGAGGTTTGATCCCACTGAAGGACTGAGAAAGATTATTAAATCCTTACAACCAATGGCAAATATGAATTCAGTTGAGCTAAGCATTGAGACCATTGAACCTTGCTTAATACTTGGTGATAGAAATCGATTTCGTCAATGCTTCCTAAATATAGTAAAGAATTGTATAGAGGCTATGCCAAATGGCGGAAGGTTATGTATTGATACTGAAGTATTAAATAACGAAGTGAAAATACAGATTACTGATTCTGGGATCGGTATGACACAAGAACAGATTAACCGATTAGGCGAGCCCTATTTTTCTACAAAAGGGAAAAAAGGAACAGGTCTTGGACTTATGGTCTCATTTAGTATTATTCGGGAGCTAAAAGGCACCATAAAAATTAAAAGTACAGTAGGAAAAGGAACAGTCTTTGTAGTTACTCTTCCTGCTGTAGATAAGTAG
- a CDS encoding sigma-70 family RNA polymerase sigma factor, with the protein MLSRKDPAMDSFNQLVEQYNPMIHKIMHSLHLYRNLDEFYQAALIALWEADNRFNPEKGSFTNYAYTYIKGKLLMELSQKNKDETMVTYPKEEYWETVQDQNPDIPFDAEILLSYCHGLTEKETKWVVGVILHDQSMKDLAVEENVSVSAVKQWKIGALQKLRNMPLN; encoded by the coding sequence ATGCTGTCCCGAAAGGATCCAGCAATGGATAGCTTTAATCAGTTAGTCGAGCAGTATAACCCTATGATTCATAAAATCATGCACTCTCTTCATCTTTACCGCAACCTGGATGAATTCTATCAAGCAGCATTAATTGCCCTTTGGGAGGCAGACAATCGCTTTAACCCAGAAAAAGGAAGCTTCACCAACTATGCGTATACCTATATAAAAGGGAAACTCCTAATGGAGCTGTCACAAAAAAATAAGGATGAGACCATGGTCACTTATCCAAAAGAAGAGTATTGGGAAACTGTACAGGACCAAAATCCTGACATCCCTTTTGATGCTGAGATTCTGCTTTCTTATTGCCATGGACTGACAGAAAAAGAAACAAAATGGGTGGTGGGTGTCATCCTCCATGATCAATCCATGAAGGATCTGGCGGTTGAAGAAAACGTGTCTGTTTCAGCCGTGAAGCAATGGAAGATAGGGGCATTACAGAAATTAAGAAATATGCCTCTGAACTAA
- a CDS encoding LytR family transcriptional regulator → MKTEKKKRKWLKVTGIILLILFIGVGIYTYSVYHSLKNAVETMHQPIERKQSEKRQGPVELSKKDPFSVLMLGVDERKGDRGRSDSIIVLTVNPNNHSVKMLSIPRDTRTEIVGKGKEDKINHAYAFGGVPMAMDTVENFLDIPIDYYVQINMEGFKDIVDAVGGVSVQNDLQFTEGGYEFPKGAITLNGSKALSYSRMRHEDPRGDFGRQMRQRQIIQGVIKEGASLSSLTNYSNIFKALGSNVKTNLTFEQMLDIQKNYKDVANDIQQMEIKEQGTKINKIYYGIVSTEEKQRVQSVLKKQLEIENK, encoded by the coding sequence ATGAAAACTGAAAAAAAGAAGAGAAAATGGCTTAAAGTAACGGGAATTATCTTACTAATTCTCTTTATCGGTGTTGGAATTTACACTTATTCTGTCTATCATTCTCTTAAAAATGCGGTAGAAACTATGCACCAACCAATTGAGCGTAAACAATCGGAAAAACGTCAGGGGCCTGTTGAGTTATCGAAGAAGGATCCTTTCTCTGTATTAATGTTAGGAGTGGATGAACGCAAAGGTGATCGTGGTCGGTCAGACTCGATTATTGTGTTAACTGTTAATCCGAACAATCATTCTGTTAAGATGCTAAGTATTCCACGTGATACTAGAACAGAGATTGTGGGAAAAGGGAAAGAGGATAAAATTAACCATGCGTATGCCTTCGGAGGCGTTCCAATGGCCATGGATACTGTTGAAAACTTCCTTGATATCCCGATTGACTATTATGTACAAATTAATATGGAAGGCTTTAAAGATATTGTTGATGCGGTTGGCGGAGTATCCGTACAAAATGATTTACAATTTACTGAGGGTGGATATGAATTCCCTAAAGGTGCGATAACTTTAAATGGTTCGAAAGCATTAAGCTACTCAAGAATGAGACATGAAGATCCAAGAGGAGACTTCGGCCGACAAATGAGACAGCGCCAAATTATTCAAGGCGTTATTAAGGAAGGCGCGAGCTTATCTAGCTTAACTAATTACTCAAACATATTCAAAGCACTTGGTAGCAATGTAAAAACGAATCTTACTTTCGAACAGATGCTAGACATTCAAAAGAATTATAAAGACGTAGCAAACGACATTCAGCAAATGGAAATAAAGGAACAAGGAACTAAAATCAATAAAATTTATTATGGAATTGTATCTACAGAGGAAAAACAGCGAGTACAGAGTGTTTTGAAGAAACAATTAGAGATAGAAAATAAATAA
- a CDS encoding helix-turn-helix transcriptional regulator → MKNHETIGELIVRLRMGKRKTQDEIADCSGVSRKHLSNLENNKVLPNYDAIMKLARILEVPPSTFTDIVGKMLDKRYEEGDFPEIGDI, encoded by the coding sequence TTGAAGAATCACGAGACCATTGGGGAATTAATCGTAAGGTTACGTATGGGGAAACGTAAAACACAAGATGAAATAGCAGACTGTTCCGGGGTAAGCCGTAAACATTTGAGCAATCTTGAGAATAATAAAGTCTTACCCAATTATGACGCCATTATGAAACTAGCAAGGATTCTAGAAGTTCCTCCTTCTACCTTTACAGATATAGTAGGAAAAATGTTGGACAAACGATACGAAGAGGGGGATTTTCCTGAAATAGGAGATATTTAA
- a CDS encoding polysaccharide deacetylase family protein — protein sequence MKITSIIILLFLLLVSCGHPDGVKNNSQKAEQQHQDENIDPNKNESKGNQSQSSKPQTVVTVQQIVSLASTGHVINNPFASLQSTFSQVKKAWGEPDKVDQVGNSYYATYYKKFAVFGYTREDQIFDVRTNEPSIQDLTLADIKKAMGNPTSTTSFQNDQIYTYNLNKRYQLKWIIPTSTNKVDHISVYSQVELSNVPESYILSIKGTSQNLSSSAWESMLNWRQLILSFPKSYPHDVFVNGPNKKMVALTFDDGPDRINTPKIIAALKKENVRGTFFFIGQKVQQNPDIVKSAYDYGNVIGSHSYRHHELTKESTEGIRKDLINASKAIRGVIGKSPALLRPPFGDTDTKVITVAQEQQYKVIIWSIDTLDWSQKEQAHIEKNIFDNVRNGDIILMHSDDDKTETTKAVPTIIKELKRRGFELVDVATLLNTNPYH from the coding sequence ATGAAAATAACCTCAATTATCATTTTGTTATTTTTACTTCTAGTTAGTTGTGGGCACCCAGATGGCGTAAAAAATAATAGTCAAAAAGCCGAACAGCAGCACCAGGATGAAAATATAGACCCTAATAAAAACGAAAGTAAGGGAAATCAAAGCCAATCATCGAAGCCGCAAACCGTTGTGACGGTTCAACAAATTGTTTCTTTAGCATCTACTGGCCATGTGATTAATAACCCTTTTGCTTCCCTCCAATCAACGTTTTCTCAAGTGAAAAAAGCCTGGGGTGAGCCTGACAAGGTAGACCAGGTTGGGAATAGCTATTACGCAACCTATTACAAAAAGTTTGCTGTATTTGGCTATACCCGTGAAGATCAGATTTTTGACGTACGTACCAATGAGCCCTCTATTCAAGACCTTACTTTAGCTGATATTAAAAAAGCAATGGGAAACCCGACAAGTACGACATCTTTCCAAAATGACCAAATTTACACCTACAACCTTAATAAGCGCTATCAGTTAAAGTGGATTATTCCTACATCTACTAATAAAGTAGATCATATTTCAGTATATAGCCAGGTCGAACTTTCCAATGTCCCTGAGAGCTATATTCTATCCATAAAAGGAACTTCCCAAAATCTTTCCTCTTCTGCTTGGGAAAGTATGTTAAATTGGCGTCAATTAATACTCTCTTTTCCTAAGAGTTACCCTCATGATGTATTTGTCAATGGTCCTAATAAGAAGATGGTGGCTCTTACCTTTGACGATGGTCCGGATAGAATCAATACTCCTAAAATTATTGCTGCATTGAAAAAAGAGAACGTGAGGGGAACCTTTTTCTTCATAGGACAAAAAGTCCAACAAAACCCAGATATCGTGAAATCAGCTTATGATTACGGAAATGTTATTGGGAGTCATAGTTACCGTCATCATGAATTGACAAAAGAAAGTACTGAAGGTATCCGAAAAGATTTAATTAACGCATCTAAGGCTATTCGTGGAGTTATTGGAAAGTCACCAGCTCTATTAAGGCCACCATTTGGAGATACCGATACAAAGGTTATTACTGTTGCGCAGGAACAACAATACAAAGTAATTATTTGGTCAATTGATACCTTGGATTGGTCACAGAAAGAACAAGCACATATCGAAAAAAATATTTTTGATAACGTACGTAACGGAGATATCATACTCATGCATAGTGATGATGACAAAACAGAAACCACAAAAGCAGTTCCGACGATTATAAAGGAACTAAAAAGGAGGGGGTTTGAATTAGTAGATGTTGCCACCTTATTAAATACCAATCCATATCATTAA
- a CDS encoding competence protein ComK, with amino-acid sequence MEKQYIITPDYMYMRGHNDRFGKTCTEVHETNRTFLVDMSPLEILALSIKCIGYNLSGAIETSRDLLGDVYMCPILVNPIDRIVVFPTRTHKHEDTIWFNPFHIKRTRSLTLKTNVLLSNGSSILVPTKLSSFNTKIQNAEQLQDLTVGPPKHPVVFLLDPKKRKKGRKKQH; translated from the coding sequence ATGGAAAAACAGTATATTATCACACCAGATTACATGTACATGAGGGGACATAATGACCGCTTTGGGAAAACATGCACGGAGGTTCACGAAACTAATCGGACCTTCCTTGTCGACATGTCCCCGTTAGAAATTCTCGCTCTTAGTATCAAATGTATAGGGTATAATTTAAGCGGAGCCATTGAAACATCTAGAGATCTTCTTGGTGATGTTTATATGTGTCCCATTCTGGTCAATCCCATCGACCGGATCGTCGTGTTTCCAACCAGAACACACAAGCATGAAGATACCATCTGGTTCAACCCCTTCCACATCAAGAGAACGAGAAGCTTAACTCTAAAAACAAACGTTCTACTTAGCAACGGTTCTTCTATACTCGTTCCAACTAAACTCTCATCATTCAACACAAAAATCCAAAACGCAGAGCAGTTACAAGACCTGACCGTTGGCCCACCTAAACATCCGGTCGTCTTTCTTCTTGATCCAAAGAAACGAAAGAAAGGGAGAAAGAAACAGCATTGA
- a CDS encoding SIS domain-containing protein, with protein MSKFFAEVNQQPSVIRETIRLNEDVILKPTKPFLFTGMGSSLAASELLVSYLNHFGIQASAIDNSELLYYYSDEFLNKHQVFVISQSGESFEAIELAKRYPNITAITNSPGSSLAEKASRVLYTVAGKEEAIASSKSFTTTVALLLLLGSKIVGGDLAADLYHAVDILEGQFVRASEYQEQIGKFINPNHPLVLLGRGPSIYTARQGSLTLKETARMYVEALSAPQFRHGPFELIKEDLQAIFFNPEGITHDINQKYVLEMAELGAKVLYVSDEALEHENISSIVIPSVNEFVSVITYSFVIQLAAVELSSQRGLVAGEAELISKVTRKE; from the coding sequence ATGAGTAAATTCTTTGCAGAAGTAAACCAACAGCCAAGTGTCATTCGTGAGACGATTCGTTTAAATGAAGATGTCATCTTAAAACCAACAAAGCCATTTCTATTTACAGGAATGGGCAGTTCTTTAGCTGCATCTGAGCTTCTTGTATCCTACTTAAATCATTTTGGTATTCAGGCTTCGGCTATCGATAACTCTGAACTGCTATACTACTATTCCGATGAATTTCTAAATAAACATCAGGTATTTGTTATTTCGCAGAGCGGTGAGAGTTTCGAGGCGATTGAACTTGCCAAAAGATATCCAAATATTACTGCGATTACAAATTCACCGGGGAGTTCATTGGCTGAAAAAGCATCCAGGGTGCTTTACACGGTTGCTGGCAAAGAGGAAGCAATTGCATCATCTAAATCATTTACGACTACTGTGGCTCTTCTGCTTTTATTAGGTTCCAAAATTGTTGGGGGAGATTTAGCGGCAGATTTATATCATGCTGTTGATATTCTTGAGGGGCAATTTGTCCGAGCAAGCGAATATCAAGAACAAATTGGAAAATTTATTAACCCAAATCATCCATTAGTTTTATTAGGACGCGGACCTAGTATTTATACGGCAAGACAAGGTTCTTTAACACTTAAGGAAACTGCTAGAATGTACGTGGAAGCTTTGTCAGCCCCACAATTCCGCCATGGTCCTTTTGAATTAATTAAAGAAGATTTACAAGCTATTTTCTTTAATCCAGAAGGAATCACTCATGATATTAATCAGAAATATGTCCTTGAAATGGCAGAGTTAGGTGCAAAGGTTCTTTATGTTTCAGATGAAGCACTTGAACACGAAAATATCTCTTCCATTGTCATTCCGTCTGTTAATGAGTTTGTCAGCGTGATTACTTATTCGTTCGTTATACAGCTTGCGGCAGTGGAGCTTTCAAGTCAGCGTGGATTAGTTGCAGGCGAAGCTGAACTTATTAGTAAAGTGACAAGGAAGGAATAG